The genomic interval GGCTCACAATATGGTGTGTGCAATCACTCAGAGCGGTTATGACCAGGCAACAGCTCTGTCAGGCACTCCACGACAGCCATGTATTCACGCTGAATCTGCTCAATCTGATCACTCGTCTGTGTCCACAGTTCATCACTGGCAGCCTTTTCCAGCTCAGCACACAAGTCATGTAACTGAGTCGCACCAACATTTACAGACGACCCTTTCAGGCTGTGAGCTGAACGCCTGAGTTCATCACTGTCCTTCTGCTGAGCAAACTGGTCAATGTGCTCAAGATGCATGGCACTGTCTTTAATAAAGGTCTGAAGCAGAAATTCAAACTCATCATCCATGATATCCTTGAGTTCATCCAGTACCGACATGTCCAGATGTTCCACAAGATTACGCATATATTTAGCCCCCGAACCATTTTTTCTGAAAAACCTTATCTATCTGATCAGTATAACCTGCAACTGAGAATATGTAGTTCAGTTAGCAACACAAACAAATAAATTCTACACTCAGATACAACAAGGTCTCACGTTTTTTGTTTCGTCCTTGGCCATATGATTTTGGCAACGACAACGTTGCCCCGATCCATATATTCCAGCGAATCACAAATTTTGTTCAACAGCGGCAGCCCACGACCACTGTATTCACGATTATTTCGCTTCCTCGCCATAACAGCCTGGAAGTCAAACCCTGGACCACTGTCCTCAACTCGAATAGTCAGCTCCCCTCCCTGATCCCATGGCTGGTGGGAGGCGGAAACCCGTATATAGGCATCTTCCTGCAGGCTTTCCAATCGCCGGGTACGCTCATGGTAATACTGGACGAATCCTTGCGGGTCCTGTTTGAGGCTGGAATTCAACTGCAACAGCCCATGCTCAAGGGCATTGGAAAACAATTCCGCCAACAGGGTATATAGCTGCCCGCGCATGAACCTGAGACTCTCTACCTCGGTCAGAATCTGCAAAATCATGGGTAACGGGTTGTAATTCACCAATGAGCGTGCCTGTAACCGATAGTCCATGGTCCAATCCTGTGGCCCAACAACGGTATGACTGGGCCGGGCCAGAGGTTGAGAGGTATCCTGTTCCTGATATTCGATCATTTTGGCTTCGAGAACGGTGATATCATCATCCCGCTCGGCTTCCCCCATGAAATTCTCCACCGCATCAACCAACGGAACCACAATATTCTCCTTACCGGTATTGCGAATGATCGTGTCTTTAATCCGCTGTTCCCCAAACATTTCACCGGTGATATCGCGGCTCTCATGAATACCGTCGGACCAACAGAAAATCCGGTCGCCGACTTTCATGGGCACTTCCTCAATCGCAATCCGGATGGATTCATTATCCACAACCCCCAGCGGCAGGTTTTTGGAAGGAATGGAACGAATGCTGTCGTCTTCGCAGGAATACACCATGGCATCCGGAGTGCCACCAACCCAGATACGGGCAATGCCATCGAAGTAGTCCAGCTCAATCATAGTGCCGCAACAAAAAATACCCACGGGCAGTATACGACGAAGCTTACGGTTGATTTCCTTGAGAATCTCCTCGATGGCATAGCCTTTGTTGGTCATACCATAAAAAATCTCTGCCAGCGGCATCACGCCGATAGCTGCAGGTAATCCATGACCGGTGAAATCACCCAGAAACAGATGCATGCCACCGCCGGGCTTTTTTTCAGCCAGCACAGTATCGCCATTAAAAATAGCCAGCGGTGACAGAGAGTAGTTGACGTTGTCCGCGTTCAATGAACCCAGATGAACGACATTATCAAAAATATTTTTGGCCACGTGCTGCTCAATGACCAATTGACGATTATGTTTCTGCAGTCGCGAATGCATGTCACGCATACGGCCAAAGGATTTGAGCTTGGCCTTCAACACTACCCGATTATAGGGTTTGGACAGAAAGTCTTCAGCACCGGCTTCCAGACAACGTGCCAAGGCCCCGGCTTCCTGCAAGGAAGTGAGAAATATGATTGGCACCATTTCCGATTCGGCATAAGCAATTTCCTTGATCCGCAAGGTAGCCTCATAACCATCCATGACCGGCATTAGCGCGTCCATTAGTACGATATCGGGACGATGCTCAAGATACAGTTCAACAGCCATCTGACCGTTTTCTGCCAGAATAGGACTATGTCCTTCCTTCTTGAGCAATGCGGACAAAATCAGTCGGTCGGAATGGTTATCATCAGCCACCAGAATTTTATAGTATTCCGACACGTATACCTCCTGTTATGGCTACATTGACTGTTATTTCTGGATTGGAACGATGCAATAGGGAGGAAAAATTACGGCGCCCTTGACAGCATTGACTTATTAACACGTATTGCCTTCCTTACGGCTACTGACATAACTGTAGGACTACAGCGCACTCGTCCGGGCGGAGAGTGCGGCACTCTGGAATTTTATAAACCGGCTTTCAACAGATAGTAAACAACTGACCAAAGTTGGAAATAGTCAGAATCTTTTTCACGTCAGGATTACAATTGACAATTGAGATCTGCGCTTTGTCACCACCAGCATGATCACGCAACAGCAACAGCATGCCCAGGGCAGAGCTGTCCAGATATGAGGCTTCCCGCATATCTACAATATATGACTCCACCGTTGGTTCAGTACTTTCATATACCTGACGAAAGTCCTGGTGTGCGCTGAAATCAAATCTGCCCTTTATCTTAATCGTCAACTCATTGCCATCACTGTTAAGAGTGGATGAAATGGTCATTTAATATTCCTCAAAGTCAGTATTGAATGTTCCTGATGTTCCAACAGGCCTATACAGCTATTGATTTTTGTTTCTTAGGCAATGAATACATGACCAAAATCATCAAGAAAATGCAGTTTATAGATCATAAACAAACATTTTGAGAAGATTCTTAACGCCGTATTCACAACGTCATTAGAAAATCAACAACCTACCAGGAGTCACCTGTTTTTCATATCGATAAGTGTAGCTATCCAGGGTTATTCTGCCACCCCTCTGGCAGTAATATTTCGATTCCCTAAAACCACGCTTACGATTCTCAGTGACTGTATTTTATTAACGTACGCCCAATACTCTGAAGTGGCAGTATATCCACTGCTGCTCCCAATGCCACGGCAGCTCCAGGCATACCCCAGACCACCGAGCTCTCTTCATTTTGGGCGATGGTGCGACAGCCCTGCTGTCGCAGTCGCAACATGGCTTCAGCGCCATCGGCACCCATCCCGGTCAGCATCACTGCAATCAGGTCACGCCCAATCGCTTCACCGGCACTGTCAAACATTACTTCTACCGATGGTCTATGACGATTGACTCTCTCCCCCTCATCCAACCGGCATACCCAGCGCCCCCCCTTACGGGCAAAACGCAGGTGCGCATTGCCAGGAGCCAGATAAACATGGCCAGGTTGAATCAATTCTCCTCCCACCACATGATGGACTTCGAGAGAGCAACATCGATTCAGCCGCTCTGCATACGACCCACTAAACTCATACGGTATGTGCTGAGTCACCACAATGGGAGGCATTTGTGCCGGCAGATTCTGAATCACCTCCCGTATCGCTTCCGTGCCACCGGTGGATGCACCAATGGCAATCCAGGTATCGGGTTTCAGCTTACCGATATCCGCCTGTTCCTCATAAGGCCTCGGCTGAAAACGGCTCGGGTCAAATGTGCGTACATTGGCGCCGGCAGCCTGCACCACTTTTTCAATCAATACAGCACTGTAGGCCGCTAACTGATGGCCGTTATCATTGACCGGTTTGGCGAAATAGTCCACCGCCCCAATCTCCAGCGCATCCAAAGTAATGTTAGCGCCCTTATTGGTCAAGGTAGAAATCATAACCACCGGCATCGGACGCAAACGCATAAGGTTTTTTAAAAATGTCAAACCATCCATGCGCGGCATTTCAATATCCAGAGTCAGTACATCCGGATTAAGCTGCTTAATCTTATCGCGGGCAATCAATGGATCAGCTGCCGTCCCCACCACTTCCAGACGTTCATCTGAATTAAATATTTCCACCAGAATTTTTCGAATCAGGGCGGAGTCATCCACCACCAGAATGGTTATCTTTTTCATAGGTTCCATAGCAGTCACTCGAACAATTCAATATCAGACTGTTCATCGCGATGACGAATTTGATCCAGATAATCCCGTTCACGCCTGACAATAGTCTGATTGTGCTGGCTCGCCAGTTTTTTAACCCGTACCTTCCCTTCCCAGGCCATATACAACACCTTGCGAGGATAGATGTTGCCGACATCCACCGCGCTCGTTTCCAGGCCTTCCTGTTTCAAATAAGACAACACAAACAGTATATTCCGTTGACCGATATCCGTCAGATTGGCGAGTACCTGACCTCCACCAAATACCTTAACTTCAAAACGCTCTTTACGCCCCCCCTCTTTCATTATCGCGTTAATCATGTATTCCATGGCCCAGTTGCCATAACGGGTAGCGCTTGAGACCGAACTGCATCCCCAGTCTATAGTTGAAAACTCACCACTGGAAGGCAGCATAAAATGATTCATACCCGCGACTCCGGCCTTGGGATCACGAATACAGACAGAGATACAGGACCCCAAGACCGTGGCAATCATTTCCTTGCCCTTGGTGACATAAAACTCTCCCGGCAGTATCTTGGCAGCCCAACAATTCAGGTGTTTATCCCAATAACGTTGAATATGCTCAAACCCCCTGACCAATTGTGGTTGCTGATAAGTAGGATGCGTGGTCAAGCCGGAATTCATATCATTTCTTCCTGTATTCCGTTTTCCCTTGATAGGAAAACAAAGCTGCAGCTTCCCCCAATTGCTCAGAGTGCCCTATAAACAGATAGCCCTGAGGATTAAGAATATCTGCATAGCGGCGAAACAATTTATTTTGAGTTACCTTGTCAAAATAGATCACGACATTGCGACAGAAAATGACATCGAAATGCCCCTGCATGGGCCATTCATTAAGCAAATTCAGGCGGTTAAAACGAATATACTGCTTGATATTATCCTTCACTGTCACCGTTTCCTGGTGTTTATCTATGATGAAACTGGCTTCTATCTGCGCTTGCGATAACGATTCAACCCTCGCCCGCTCATAGACTCCCTGACGACCGGTTTCAAGGACATTGGAATCCAAATCAGTTGCCAGAACTTTTACGTCCCACTCCCGCCGATTCTTAAAGAACTCATGCAAAACAATAGCGATCGAATAGGCTTCCTCTCCGGTTGAACAACCCGCGGACCAGATACGCACTTTTTTGGTCGGATTGGTTAACAATTGTGGAATCACTTTTTGCCGGAGTGATTCGAAATGATGAGATTCGCGAAAAAAAGATGTCAGATTCGTGGTAATCGCATTTACAAATTCATTGATTTCTTCGTCATCAGGGTTTTCCAGTATCTGACAGTAACTTCTAAAATCCGGTAATCCGAGTTTTCTCACCCGGCGGACTATTCGGGAGTACACCATGTTTTTTTTATGATCAGCCAGTACAATACCGGTCAGCTGATAGGCGACTCTGGCAATTAGCCGAAAATCATTTTCGGTCATTGGCAGTTGTCGATATTTAAACTCTTCCGCTGTTGTCATTGAGTCTCATCCATTCTGTACAACTGGCGCATTACGGCATTCAAATCACCGTGATCATTAAATCCGCAGAGTAAAAACACAGCCGAAATACCGCTAAAAATCCTCCCACTCATCCGATGACTTCGTGGTTTTTACCGGGTTTTTGTTAACAGCTTTCCTGGAAGGCATTGCCGATACCGTTTTTAACGGTCTTTTACCTTGCGTACCGGTTGCACTGTTCTCGATTTGAAAAAACTCAATAAGATTGATCATGTTACGAGCCTGCTCAGCCATGGTTTGTCCTGCTGCTGACGCCTGTTCCACCAATGCAGCATTCTGCTGAGTCATGGTATCCATTTGCGATACCGCCTGATTAACCTGTTCAATGCCCGCAGTCTGTTCCTGCGCGCTGTTACTGATGTCATTGATCATACTGCTGACTTTTTCGATGGCCGTGACGATCTCCAACAGAGTCTTGCCGGATTCATTAACCAGTTCAGTACCCTGCTCCACTTTCTCAACGCTGTCTCTGATCAGATCCTTGATCTCTTTGGCCGCACTGGCTGAACGCTGTGCCAGACTGCGTACTTCACTGGCTACGACCGCAAACCCGCGCCCCTGTTCACCAGCGCGAGCGGCTTCCACAGCAGCATTCAATGCCAGCAGGTTGGTCTGAAAGGCAATATCATCAATGACGGTAATAATGTCTGATATTTGTTTACTGGAGCGATTAATTTCGGAAATAGCGGAAATTGTTTGTTCAACCATACCACCACCGATCTGTGCCTGCTTTTTGGCCTCATTGGTAGCAATGTTAACGTTATAAGCATGCTCAGCACTCTGTTTTACCGTTCCAGTCATTTGCTCCATGCTTGAGGCGGTTTCCTCAAGGCTACTTGCCTGCTCTTCAGTACGCTGACTGAGATCCATATTTCCATGCGCGATTTCATCAGCAGCAGTAGACACTGTGTTAGCAGCATCACTGATCCGGGATAGTACATCTGTCAGTTTATCGACGGTTGCATTGGCATCGTTTTTAAGTTTATTAAATGTGCCTTTATAGTCAGTATTGATACGTTGACGAAGATTACCGCTGGCCAGGGACTCAAACATCCTGGCAGTCTCGTTTACGACCCCCTCGGAGACAACCAGCAAGCTGTTCAAGCCTTCAGCCAGTTTACGATAAAACCCTGTTTTACCCTCTAAAACAACTCGCACAGTTAAATCACCGTTGGTGGCACTTTCAATCAGCTGATCAATTTCTTTTTCAATAGCCACTTCAACGGTGCGGTCCCGCCATTCCAGAACACTGCCAATCCGGTTGCCATGATCATCGAATACCGGGCTGGCGGTGAGACCAAATGTCAATCCACTTATACCAATCTCAGTGTCATATGAACCAGTTAATCCGGCCAGCAAATTACGTTGATGAGCCGGTTTTTTATGGAACAGATCAATGTTTTTGCCAATCAATTCATTGCCATTAAAGTTTGGCAGATCCCGCTTGATCTTGGCTTCATTTTCAATCATCAGCCTTTTCGCCGAACGGTTTATATATACAATGTTGGCGTCGTCATCCGCGACCATGGCACCGGTTGAGACGTTGTCAAGCGCCTGACGGATACGTATATTCTCGGAGGATATTCGTTGTTGCTTCTCCACATTATCTTTGAGTGTTGCCTGCATTCTCTGCAGTGCACTTTGTAATTGACCCAGCTCATCTTTGCTGCTGACGAAAAACTTATTGTCATATTTACCTTTTTCGATCAAAGCAAAAATTCCAACCACCTGTTTGAGCGATCGATTGATGCCGACAATCGTTACCAGCAAAACCAAAAGTGAAATACACAAACCGATGACCAGAGAAAATACCAGCCTGGTCCACAACACCATCATAGTATCCAGCCGGGTCTGCAACAGAGAGGTTAGCGCTGCAGTTAGTTTGGGTGTGCTTGTAAAAATCTGATTGACAGCCTTGGTACCCGCCTGAAAAAACTCATCACTGGACACTGTAATATTTTCGTTGACCAACTCCATGGTGTAATCCATGAATGAGCGCGATGCCTCCAGCATTGAGTCAGTCGTCGCACCTAATTGGTCTTTCAGGGCAGGATTAGCGGCATAGATATTGGCAAATGAATCTTCTACGCCTCCGATATTGACAGTACCCACCAGCATAGCCAGCTTCACCAGATTAGCTTTGGAGAGATTACCGGAGGCAATCATACCAGTACCGGTTCCCCGGATTTTACCAAGTGCCTCGGCAAGAAAATGGTTACGAAAGGCCACGGAAATGACCAGGTAAAGAGAATCAAATTCTGAATCCATAGTCAGACTGGAACGGTCTGAAATGAGCACAATGGTACGAATAAAGCGGCCAATCAAATCGCTGTGCTCAGCAAAAATATCTGCAGCTGGCCCCTGAAAAGATTTCTGGCTAAGTCGCTGCCACGATTCCTGCAAATCAACAATATTCTGGCGAATGTTCACAGGATCTTTCTGCTGATCGATCAGTGTAAGCAGGTTCACTAATGACTGGTCAGCTTTGCGGGCGGCCGTTTCTGCCGCTTCGCGAGCTAACGGAGCGCCATTCAGAAAGGCATTGCTTTGCCCACGGTGTATCTGTAACTGTTGAATGATTTGATAGATCGGGTCGATGTACTGAACCCCAACGAGTTCTGAACGAATGGTGTCAACGTCCTCGTTCCATTTTTTTAATAACTCATATGAAACAAACCCTATGACCAACAGAAAAATGCCTGTGGATAGCGCGAGTTTTGTTAACACGCTCAGATTCTTTAGCAGGTTGATACGGTCAAAAAAAGTTTTACCAATCATTGTGTCATTCATTGATATGGTCTCCCCCGGGCTATATTCATGAACCCGACAATTTCACTCATCAAAACAACAGCTGTGTGACATCTGCTGCACCTGTAGTGGAGCCCTAGCAGCATCATGAAGTCAGGACCGGAACATCTCTGCAAACCAAAGGTTGTAACCATCTGTTGTCAGTTAAAGTCGCAGCAACTGTTCATCCTGCTATCAGATCACCGTATAAAAACGGTTCGATGATCCTCACTGTAACAACCATCCCATATCAGGTATCGCTACACCATCGTCACAGAATATTTTAAACACCAATTTTGGCCAGTTCGGCGGGTTCCATCAGCAATGCCAGATCCAGCAGAATGATCATTTTCTCATTCACATTCGCCAGTCCCTTGATAAAGTTACTGCTGATATTTGCATCCATTTCCGGTGATTCTTTTATGTCCTCTTTCGGAATGCTGTACACATCAGAAACAGCATCGACCACTACCCCGACAACACGTTCCTTATCTTTGAATCTGAGCTTTAAAACAATCACCACCGTCATCGGACCATATTCAATGGTGGGCAGGTTAAAACGGGTTCTTAAATCGACAATTGGTACAATCGTACCGCGCAGATTAATGACCCCTTTCAGATACGCCGGTGCATTAGGGATAGATGTCGCTGAGTCCCAGCCTCTGATTTCCTGAACACTAAGAATATCGACACCATATTCTTCTTTTTCAACAATAAACGTCAGATACTGATCCAGCTGATCTGCGTTATCATTAAATTCAGACAAACCTCTGTCGGCAAAATCTTTCACCTGTTCATTTGCTGCCATAACCTTACCTCATTCCTCACGCCGCTGACTGCTTGCCTTTATCAATAAATGCAGAACCACTGGCCGACAGTTTAATACCCGACATTTTGATTATGCCCGGAACATCAAGGATCAGTGCGACAGTGCCATCTCCCAGAATAGTGGCTCCGGATATGCCATCCACTCTCTGATAATTTGATTCCAGGCTTTTGATTACTACCTGCTGCTGCCCCAACAGATCATCTACCAGTAAAGCAACTTTCTTATTATCTCCTTCCACCACGACCAGTAGCCCTTCCGCTGTATCTCTGGTTCCAGTACTCACATCGAAGACCTCAGCAAGCTTGATCACCGGCACATATTCATGACGCAAACGAAAGACATCAACGCTACCCGCAACCAGATTCATATTGCTGGGTTTAATCTGAATGGATTCAACAATGCTGACCAACGGTAAAATATAAGTCTCGGAGCCCAACTTAAACAGTTGTCCATCCAATATCGCCAGTGTCAGTGGCAATATGATTTTGAATGTCGAACCAACACCAGGTTCTGATTCCATTTCAATAGAACCGTTGAGTTCCTGGATATTACGCTTAACCACATCCATCCCCACGCCACGACCGGATACATCACTGACCTGTTCAGCGGTGGAAAAACCTGGTCGGAACAACAACTGATATATTTGTTCCCGCGACAACTCATCTGTGGGTTTAATCAATTCACGCTCAATGGCCTTGTTTCTGATTTTTTCCGTATCAATACCGCGACCATCATCAATAATCTCGATAACAATATTGCCACCATGGTGATAGGCGTTCAGTGTCAGCGTCCCCGTTTCGCTTTTGCCGGCGGCTTTACGCTGCTCGGGACTTTCCAGACCATGATCCAGAGAATTACGAACCATATGGACCAGTGGGTCACCAATTTTTTCCATCACCGTTTTATCTAACTCGGTGTTTTCGCCAATCAGTTTCAGCTCAACTTTCTTTCCAAGCTTACTGCTCAAATCTCTGACCAGTCTCGGCATCCGACTGAACGTAAAACTGATCGGCAACATGCGAATTCGCATGACATTTTCCTGCAATTCACGGGTATGGTGTTCCAGCTGCGACAGACCTTCTTGTAACAGGTGCAGACTGTCCATATTGAAATCACGACCTAACTCTCCGAGCATGGATTGAGTAATCACCAGTTCCCCAACCATATTGATCAGAGAATCTATTTTATCGATACTGACTCGAATAGAAGCATGTTCAGCGTTTTTCGATGTGACAGGACGCCCTTCATTCGCACTCTCTTTAGGTTCAGACGCTACAGGTGGCGGCGGGGCGGAAACTGATGGGCCATGTTTGACCGGTTCAGGATGAGTATCCTGAACCACTTCAATCACTGCGTTTTCACTGACCTCACTTTCACAAACGATTTCAATTTCGGAATCATCACGCACCCATTCAAATACTTCATTCAACTGCTCTTCACGGATGTCGTCCCCGGTCACCAAAAACTGCCATTGCAGGTAACATTGTTCGCCATCAATCGCATCAAATTCCGGCAACCTTGAAATATCGACCTCGGTTTCGACACTACCCAGCAAATGCAGCTCGGCAATGATGCGATAAGGTTCATTGCCGGTTTGGATGATGTCTGAACCGGGTGCAAATTTAATTCGCCAACGACTGCCACCTAGCTGGGTATCCAGGTTTTCCGGCTCATCTTCTGCAACGACAGTTGATGGCTGACCTGGTTCATTGATCATGCCTTCAAACTGTTGTCGCAACTTGTCTGCCTGAGTCAGATCAACGGGCCGGCCATCCTGTAAATCCGCCAGCATATTGCGCAGGCAGTCCACGGACTGTAAAAACAGCTCGACATTCGCCTGGGTGAGAC from Gynuella sunshinyii YC6258 carries:
- a CDS encoding STAS domain-containing protein yields the protein MTISSTLNSDGNELTIKIKGRFDFSAHQDFRQVYESTEPTVESYIVDMREASYLDSSALGMLLLLRDHAGGDKAQISIVNCNPDVKKILTISNFGQLFTIC
- a CDS encoding methyl-accepting chemotaxis protein encodes the protein MNDTMIGKTFFDRINLLKNLSVLTKLALSTGIFLLVIGFVSYELLKKWNEDVDTIRSELVGVQYIDPIYQIIQQLQIHRGQSNAFLNGAPLAREAAETAARKADQSLVNLLTLIDQQKDPVNIRQNIVDLQESWQRLSQKSFQGPAADIFAEHSDLIGRFIRTIVLISDRSSLTMDSEFDSLYLVISVAFRNHFLAEALGKIRGTGTGMIASGNLSKANLVKLAMLVGTVNIGGVEDSFANIYAANPALKDQLGATTDSMLEASRSFMDYTMELVNENITVSSDEFFQAGTKAVNQIFTSTPKLTAALTSLLQTRLDTMMVLWTRLVFSLVIGLCISLLVLLVTIVGINRSLKQVVGIFALIEKGKYDNKFFVSSKDELGQLQSALQRMQATLKDNVEKQQRISSENIRIRQALDNVSTGAMVADDDANIVYINRSAKRLMIENEAKIKRDLPNFNGNELIGKNIDLFHKKPAHQRNLLAGLTGSYDTEIGISGLTFGLTASPVFDDHGNRIGSVLEWRDRTVEVAIEKEIDQLIESATNGDLTVRVVLEGKTGFYRKLAEGLNSLLVVSEGVVNETARMFESLASGNLRQRINTDYKGTFNKLKNDANATVDKLTDVLSRISDAANTVSTAADEIAHGNMDLSQRTEEQASSLEETASSMEQMTGTVKQSAEHAYNVNIATNEAKKQAQIGGGMVEQTISAISEINRSSKQISDIITVIDDIAFQTNLLALNAAVEAARAGEQGRGFAVVASEVRSLAQRSASAAKEIKDLIRDSVEKVEQGTELVNESGKTLLEIVTAIEKVSSMINDISNSAQEQTAGIEQVNQAVSQMDTMTQQNAALVEQASAAGQTMAEQARNMINLIEFFQIENSATGTQGKRPLKTVSAMPSRKAVNKNPVKTTKSSDEWEDF
- a CDS encoding ATP-binding SpoIIE family protein phosphatase, with product MSEYYKILVADDNHSDRLILSALLKKEGHSPILAENGQMAVELYLEHRPDIVLMDALMPVMDGYEATLRIKEIAYAESEMVPIIFLTSLQEAGALARCLEAGAEDFLSKPYNRVVLKAKLKSFGRMRDMHSRLQKHNRQLVIEQHVAKNIFDNVVHLGSLNADNVNYSLSPLAIFNGDTVLAEKKPGGGMHLFLGDFTGHGLPAAIGVMPLAEIFYGMTNKGYAIEEILKEINRKLRRILPVGIFCCGTMIELDYFDGIARIWVGGTPDAMVYSCEDDSIRSIPSKNLPLGVVDNESIRIAIEEVPMKVGDRIFCWSDGIHESRDITGEMFGEQRIKDTIIRNTGKENIVVPLVDAVENFMGEAERDDDITVLEAKMIEYQEQDTSQPLARPSHTVVGPQDWTMDYRLQARSLVNYNPLPMILQILTEVESLRFMRGQLYTLLAELFSNALEHGLLQLNSSLKQDPQGFVQYYHERTRRLESLQEDAYIRVSASHQPWDQGGELTIRVEDSGPGFDFQAVMARKRNNREYSGRGLPLLNKICDSLEYMDRGNVVVAKIIWPRTKQKT
- a CDS encoding Hpt domain-containing protein, with the protein product MRNLVEHLDMSVLDELKDIMDDEFEFLLQTFIKDSAMHLEHIDQFAQQKDSDELRRSAHSLKGSSVNVGATQLHDLCAELEKAASDELWTQTSDQIEQIQREYMAVVECLTELLPGHNRSE
- the cheD gene encoding chemoreceptor glutamine deamidase CheD codes for the protein MNSGLTTHPTYQQPQLVRGFEHIQRYWDKHLNCWAAKILPGEFYVTKGKEMIATVLGSCISVCIRDPKAGVAGMNHFMLPSSGEFSTIDWGCSSVSSATRYGNWAMEYMINAIMKEGGRKERFEVKVFGGGQVLANLTDIGQRNILFVLSYLKQEGLETSAVDVGNIYPRKVLYMAWEGKVRVKKLASQHNQTIVRRERDYLDQIRHRDEQSDIELFE
- a CDS encoding chemotaxis protein CheW, whose amino-acid sequence is MAANEQVKDFADRGLSEFNDNADQLDQYLTFIVEKEEYGVDILSVQEIRGWDSATSIPNAPAYLKGVINLRGTIVPIVDLRTRFNLPTIEYGPMTVVIVLKLRFKDKERVVGVVVDAVSDVYSIPKEDIKESPEMDANISSNFIKGLANVNEKMIILLDLALLMEPAELAKIGV
- a CDS encoding protein-glutamate methylesterase/protein-glutamine glutaminase, with protein sequence MKKITILVVDDSALIRKILVEIFNSDERLEVVGTAADPLIARDKIKQLNPDVLTLDIEMPRMDGLTFLKNLMRLRPMPVVMISTLTNKGANITLDALEIGAVDYFAKPVNDNGHQLAAYSAVLIEKVVQAAGANVRTFDPSRFQPRPYEEQADIGKLKPDTWIAIGASTGGTEAIREVIQNLPAQMPPIVVTQHIPYEFSGSYAERLNRCCSLEVHHVVGGELIQPGHVYLAPGNAHLRFARKGGRWVCRLDEGERVNRHRPSVEVMFDSAGEAIGRDLIAVMLTGMGADGAEAMLRLRQQGCRTIAQNEESSVVWGMPGAAVALGAAVDILPLQSIGRTLIKYSH
- a CDS encoding chemotaxis protein CheA, translated to MSSIDLSQFHQVFFEESLEGLDSMENCLLEIDVSHIDRELINTIFRAAHSIKGGSGTFGFTDIAQFTHVIETLLDEIRSDQRGLTQANVELFLQSVDCLRNMLADLQDGRPVDLTQADKLRQQFEGMINEPGQPSTVVAEDEPENLDTQLGGSRWRIKFAPGSDIIQTGNEPYRIIAELHLLGSVETEVDISRLPEFDAIDGEQCYLQWQFLVTGDDIREEQLNEVFEWVRDDSEIEIVCESEVSENAVIEVVQDTHPEPVKHGPSVSAPPPPVASEPKESANEGRPVTSKNAEHASIRVSIDKIDSLINMVGELVITQSMLGELGRDFNMDSLHLLQEGLSQLEHHTRELQENVMRIRMLPISFTFSRMPRLVRDLSSKLGKKVELKLIGENTELDKTVMEKIGDPLVHMVRNSLDHGLESPEQRKAAGKSETGTLTLNAYHHGGNIVIEIIDDGRGIDTEKIRNKAIERELIKPTDELSREQIYQLLFRPGFSTAEQVSDVSGRGVGMDVVKRNIQELNGSIEMESEPGVGSTFKIILPLTLAILDGQLFKLGSETYILPLVSIVESIQIKPSNMNLVAGSVDVFRLRHEYVPVIKLAEVFDVSTGTRDTAEGLLVVVEGDNKKVALLVDDLLGQQQVVIKSLESNYQRVDGISGATILGDGTVALILDVPGIIKMSGIKLSASGSAFIDKGKQSAA
- a CDS encoding CheR family methyltransferase, which codes for MTTAEEFKYRQLPMTENDFRLIARVAYQLTGIVLADHKKNMVYSRIVRRVRKLGLPDFRSYCQILENPDDEEINEFVNAITTNLTSFFRESHHFESLRQKVIPQLLTNPTKKVRIWSAGCSTGEEAYSIAIVLHEFFKNRREWDVKVLATDLDSNVLETGRQGVYERARVESLSQAQIEASFIIDKHQETVTVKDNIKQYIRFNRLNLLNEWPMQGHFDVIFCRNVVIYFDKVTQNKLFRRYADILNPQGYLFIGHSEQLGEAAALFSYQGKTEYRKK